cttcttcctcttgaATTGGTTTCCACGACCCATCAGCTGAAATTTCTACTTGTTCCACCTCATCATCTGtgtttttcaaaatctcTAGTACATATTCTGACGTTGCAAGTGAATTCAAATCAACTTCCTTTGAGCACACTGGGCATTCCCATGTTGGTACTTGTTTTTGTGAATGTAGAAACCAATAAGCATCGAAGCATTGTAAATGATCacattttcttgtttttaCAGGCAGTTTCATCCTTGTATAAGATATTGGACATTGTAGACTCATAATTGTAGATGTTGTTACAAActcgtcatcttcatcattcatcattttatcaatatacTGTAGCGTTTCTAGTTTTGGTATTACTTGTCTATCTTTAATCGAATCAATTAGAAATTCAGGCGTCTTCTCTTCTACAGTGCAACAATACATGTAGTAATCCACCTTTGCATAAACATATATTATCTCCAACACATTATGCTGACCAGCAGGACGAATATGTTCAGTGATATCAACCGGTTTAACAGTaccttttttatttttaagaCCTTTCAAGTTTTCCCTTAGAACAGTGTTGTTAATAGTTATCTCATTCGGGAGTGGGAACTCAATGGATTTATCACCACCTGACTCCAGTGATGCAAATAATCCACAGAACAAATATACTTTATGATTCGGATTTTGCTTTATATAATCATAATCAGACGCATTTAGTTTGAAACTGGTAATCTTTCTCTCTCGACCGTTATGTTGTTTCAATCTTAGTCCCGATCCAGgtatcatcttctttatcttGTAGAATATAGATGCACGACATGTAAATGGATCTTTTAAATTCGGGTTCCGACTCTTAGCAGTAGTGCTGCGAGTCGCAGCAGTATGACTAGCGCTGATCTGATATGGATTGACATCACTAGGTCGTACTGCACTCGCACCCATTATGTTAGTAGCTCCTCTTCCTAAGGTTTCCGCCGGAGCGTGACCAGTCGCAACAGGATGTGCAAAAGCACCTGTCCTCAGCGACAACCACAGTTGCTCATACTGAGGCAAGTCTTCATTTAATATTGCCTTCTGCgctaatatttttattgctTTAGGTCTCCATGGATCTATGTGACCTTTTGCCATAGATTGCTTTATAAACTGTTTAATTCTATCTTGTAACTCCACCTTTCTACCGGTGACGCCCAAGGAGATACTCCTACAGATAGCTTTCAAATCACTCACTCGGAGAGATTCTATCGAATTAGCTGCATCCTCCATCTCCCGTTGCAAACCACCAGACGTCGCCATCTCCGTTACCTCTATAATATTCCAAATACTCTATATTGCTTCCGTTTACCTAATATAAATTCCAATATTCTTAACAACTACTAGCCATGCTTCTACAGCCACTGAATCAGTGCCGACAATATAATGCCTCTTGAGAATATTGCTTAAAATGCTCCAAGAATCTATTATGGTCCAAAGGATTTCAGGTACAAAAGCTGCATTTTGCACAATTTAGATGATTTCgatcaatttttttcagtttaCGCACATTCGATCAgattaaagaaaagagagCTTGAAGTTGCTGTCGCAGAATAAGAAAGaggatgaaaaaaatgtagTCTTACGATTAGTTATTGTAAGTGGCAACAATGCCTATGTAACGACTAACACTATTTTGTCGTGTCTTATAAAAATTACTTGATATTTAAATTTATATCCTAAAGACATGCTTTAAGAATATGGTACAGTGGAAATATAATTTTAGTCTTTTCgtaatttattttgagaGTATATACTCTTATACTTCTTTGGCAAAATACCTTGCTGTTGTACATGCCCAATACTCTATATCTAGAAAATTCAATCATTCGGGTTGATAAACTAATCGATCAACAAAGGATGTTCAATGCAGAAAATGGAATCCTTCCCaccatttattttttaaatttttatatgtCTTTAGATTCAAAGTGGATCATAGAAATTCATCAGGCGGTAATATCTACGGCGTGCTCTTCAATGTCGCAAATCGTCACTATGCTTTCTTTTAGCACTGCAGTGGTACCTCTTTCGAACTTATAAGATTTCTGTTTGGCCTCTCTGACGTTTGGAGTTCTGTAGTTCCTTAGATACTCAGCGTCCTTACCTATCTCCATCACACACACATCTACATTAGAACCTGAACCCAAGTCGTTCCAGATACCGGCCTCGATGGCATCTGCGGCCAGCTGGATAGCCTCTTCCTTTGTCATGTCTGGTTTCCAATGTGATTCAAGAACTGCCATGGCCGCCAGCGAACCAGACCCTAGAGACTGATAGTAACCCACGTCGGTGGAACCGTGCGCATGTATGGAGAACAGATGTGCACCAGTAGGGTCCACACCAGCCACAATCAAGTATGCACCAATATGGCCTTGGTATTTGAACAAATGCTGCTTCAACATCTGCAGAGCCGACACAACACGAGGTGAACGGTTGGTGTACAGCGAGTGCAGCTCGATATTCGACCCGATCAGCTGTGTGACCGCCTCAGTGTCAGCGGCTGTACCTGCACCTGCACACCATATACGTGGAGATATCCTGTGCAGCTTCGCACAATTCTTGTCCGCGACAATTGGTCCCTGCGTTGAACGCGTATCCGCAGCAATAactacaccaccagcaAACTTAACACCAACAATAGTAGTACCTGTAGAAGTAGCCTTCACATCAGCACCTGAAACTTTGCTCACATGAGCATTCCTCTGGTAATTGTCAAAAGATAAACCTGCCATCTTAGCCTCGTGTTCACTTGCCCTGACTCCATCTTTGCCAGACAACCCCCTCCAATTGACTACCAACGCTCATCCTCTTTATATTCATCTACTCTGCGCTTCGAAGGGGAAATTCCACTCCTCCTTATTGCCACCATAACGTACCATGTGATCTCTAAGCCCAAAGGTGAATAGTATAACCAGTTCGCCAATATTACCATAGTATTTCGTTGTAGTTGTATAATCCTGCTGCCAGTCCACGTACATTCAGTTGGTGCCTATTGTGGATGTGCATAACAGAGATACGGATGCCTACGCGGTAGCTTGTAACTTTGGAGGCCAGATACTTTCTTAATCATGACCCAAAAGTGGGATACTGCCTACTGAAAGATCACTGTAATAATAGTACAAAGTTCAGAGACTCCTGTCAATATATATCAGTACCTTGCCTAGGGGAATCAGCAACATTGATAGCCATATGGTATTATGGGTTAAATATCATATCATTCCCTTAGTGACAATCACGAGAACCAAGTCGGGATTCCCTCTTCGAAGATTCAGAAACTGTAATCTTTCAATAGCAAGTTTTGATCAGGACTATTTTGGCAAGCTCCTAAAATTGGGAGACTATTTGGTGCACCTTTTCGATAATAACAAGCCAAGCGCATATACTTGTGACAATGAGTGGCAAAGGTGTGTATAGGAAGAGTGGTACTCTTCCAGTGACGAGACAGATACTGAAGAAGCCAACCACTGGCCAGAAATACCTGCTGgatgaattgaagaaaccTAAGCCAAAGGGTATGAAAGGTGTAGGGTACGCGGCTGGTGTGCTGCAACCTCGTGGTTCTCATAGAATTTCTCCACCGGTGGAATTTGTCGATGTCGAGAAATTGATCGATAGCACTGTCCGCACTCCTAGTAAAGATACAGAGGCCAGATCGCAACAGGCTAAGGATAAACTGAATAAAGCTGAGCTAAGAAGGCAGTATCTTGCAGAATCCTTCAggaaagaggaagaaaggCTGATTAAGATGCATGAGCTCATCCAGAAACGCGAGCAGTTGGTACAGGAACAGAGACAGCGTGAAATGGAGGAATTAAACGAACCCAGGTCAAGTGACCTAACCATACCTTCATTGAATGAAATGGTTTCAGGAAAACTAATGAGGGACCGAACAccagaagagaaagaattGCTTGAGATGAAACGTAGGTATAACAGAGAAACACAGGAACTGCGGATCCAAGAAaacaagttgaagaagctgtTGAATCTGTATCACATGTCCAGTGAATTCATCACAACGGAGGAACAATTATTGGCAACTATTGAAAACGTTTTCTCCACCAGAACTGCAACATCAAGCTTTGACTCCATCAAATCGCTACCTAAGAACTCCATCACTAAGGGTAATAATGCATTTGCTCAGGATCTATTCTTCGGTACAAACACCAGGAATGACACATCCGAAGTAGGATTACCCATGGTACAAGATTTCATTAGTGGTGAACTAAACAGACTACATACTAAGGCTAAGGAAAATCTTGAAGTTCAACTGGAACAACAGAAAAACAGCTCTAAAATTGACTTGTAATAATTATCTCGATGAGGCTAAAATGGATGACAACTGTAAAAAAAACTAGTAACCCGCATATCAATTCATACACTGCTGATTACTATAAGtccttttattttgtaaataGTCACACTGCACTTTCATATTAATATACTGATTCCTTTAttctttctgaaaaatagatattatttttttatattctaaTATACAAACATTACCGCCAGCAGGCGCTATTTCACTCTATCGGTGTTATAAGTGTTATATTGTCACCTTTCAATAAAATCCTACCCAGTTTAGTGCCTTGATCAACAAGCTCTCTACCCGACTTCGCCTCAATCGGCACTTCCACAGCGtcatcaataacaacatTCATAAACTCATCAAACCCGCGAATAGTGCCCCGTATCCTAATCCCAACCTGTTCATATAACCAAAATGTCACAGGTGTTTGTTGCTGTAAATGGTTGAATATACAATTTATAGGTGGAACAATAGCCTTACCTTTACTTTTGCCGGACATTACGCTCCTTCACGTTATATAGATTGCCTATCTCTCAATTCAATACCAATTTCTCGGCTGCTATATAGTTTACCACCAACTTGTTCACTTTCTTGTCTGAGAGTTACTACGTAGCCAGTTGCAACAAATTAAGATGCCCATCAAATGGATTACAATCCTAGTTACTTGCAATTTTTAACTATTTTATCACACTTCAACCTAGCTCacagaaactgaaaaattctgaaaaatttacaGAAATTGAATACTATATATTGTTACAAACACTAAAAAAGTGTTACAATTAGTCCAACAATTGCGACGAAGAACCATATTAGTAACTCTATTACTATACTACATCTCCCTACTGTGCGTGCCAAACTTGTTAACTCAAAGGAGCACACTTCCCACTGAAGGTTTTATGAATTGAAGAATTGATAGAAGATTCATAACAGacaagctcatcgcctaGTTTTTTCGACAATGGCAACAGTGAACAACGTCGTTGGGGCACTACAATGTATATCATCTAATAATAGTCAGGATGAGAAGAACAAAGCTTTGCAATATTTGGAGCAGTTTCAAAGATCCTCAGAAGCATGGATGATATGTCACGATATATTGAATAATAACTCTACAGAGCAATCTTTGGAACTACAAATCTTTGCTGCGCAGACACTTAGAAACAAGGTTACATATGATCTGACACAACTTGGAGACAACCTGTCAAGTTTCAAGGATTCAGTACTTCAGATGCTAACTTCCCATAACAATAATCTAGTTATTACACAATTAAACGTCGCGTTGGCTAGATTGTCTATCCAATATTTGAACTGGAAGAACccaattcaagaaataatcACTGTGCTAAACCCATATCCCGTAGCATTGTTAGGGTTTTTGAGAGTTTTACCAGAAGAAACGCTAGATA
This window of the Nakaseomyces glabratus chromosome L, complete sequence genome carries:
- the SME1 gene encoding mRNA splicing protein SME1 (CAGL0L04350g~Ortholog(s) have role in mRNA splicing, via spliceosome and U1 snRNP, U2 snRNP, U2-type prespliceosome, U4/U6 x U5 tri-snRNP complex, U5 snRNP, cytosol, post-mRNA release spliceosomal complex localization) — protein: MSGKSKGKAIVPPINCIFNHLQQQTPVTFWLYEQVGIRIRGTIRGFDEFMNVVIDDAVEVPIEAKSGRELVDQGTKLGRILLKGDNITLITPIE
- the PET123 gene encoding mitochondrial 37S ribosomal protein PET123 (CAGL0L04334g~Ortholog(s) have structural constituent of ribosome activity and mitochondrial small ribosomal subunit localization), producing the protein MSGKGVYRKSGTLPVTRQILKKPTTGQKYLLDELKKPKPKGMKGVGYAAGVLQPRGSHRISPPVEFVDVEKLIDSTVRTPSKDTEARSQQAKDKLNKAELRRQYLAESFRKEEERLIKMHELIQKREQLVQEQRQREMEELNEPRSSDLTIPSLNEMVSGKLMRDRTPEEKELLEMKRRYNRETQELRIQENKLKKLLNLYHMSSEFITTEEQLLATIENVFSTRTATSSFDSIKSLPKNSITKGNNAFAQDLFFGTNTRNDTSEVGLPMVQDFISGELNRLHTKAKENLEVQLEQQKNSSKIDL
- the NFI1 gene encoding SUMO ligase NFI1 (CAGL0L04290g~Ortholog(s) have SUMO ligase activity, double-stranded DNA binding activity), which encodes MATSGGLQREMEDAANSIESLRVSDLKAICRSISLGVTGRKVELQDRIKQFIKQSMAKGHIDPWRPKAIKILAQKAILNEDLPQYEQLWLSLRTGAFAHPVATGHAPAETLGRGATNIMGASAVRPSDVNPYQISASHTAATRSTTAKSRNPNLKDPFTCRASIFYKIKKMIPGSGLRLKQHNGRERKITSFKLNASDYDYIKQNPNHKVYLFCGLFASLESGGDKSIEFPLPNEITINNTVLRENLKGLKNKKGTVKPVDITEHIRPAGQHNVLEIIYVYAKVDYYMYCCTVEEKTPEFLIDSIKDRQVIPKLETLQYIDKMMNDEDDEFVTTSTIMSLQCPISYTRMKLPVKTRKCDHLQCFDAYWFLHSQKQVPTWECPVCSKEVDLNSLATSEYVLEILKNTDDEVEQVEISADGSWKPIQEEEEDHRPQSGAVGMKRSASDNDEDENLLHPKKKHTEEPVVISLDSSDEEDLPLNETIRANSTRDSETNRLPNESVSRSSTVSNSNSVVMNGDSVLPGTEIGQTSGDDSARTTTGNHINSTVIENTTVSNGEDVTVTALASNQPQTPVSEPPVVNNVAGSTSGDSVGSSPPRRASRLERRGSVISTTENLLGLSGSPVQLNSITTSTQDQTETTQQAKDTEQEKTHQQKANKSISAPTPTTEPSPALRDIPVVERNIFSKRTNEPQLVSPFIPKKPYAYLARRRQQPPAASQPEKMNTSSSSTGPSASFNSSTHASTSVSDIIDLTSDD
- the PUP1 gene encoding proteasome core particle subunit beta 2 (CAGL0L04312g~Ortholog(s) have endopeptidase activity and role in proteasomal ubiquitin-independent protein catabolic process, proteasome-mediated ubiquitin-dependent protein catabolic process); this translates as MAGLSFDNYQRNAHVSKVSGADVKATSTGTTIVGVKFAGGVVIAADTRSTQGPIVADKNCAKLHRISPRIWCAGAGTAADTEAVTQLIGSNIELHSLYTNRSPRVVSALQMLKQHLFKYQGHIGAYLIVAGVDPTGAHLFSIHAHGSTDVGYYQSLGSGSLAAMAVLESHWKPDMTKEEAIQLAADAIEAGIWNDLGSGSNVDVCVMEIGKDAEYLRNYRTPNVREAKQKSYKFERGTTAVLKESIVTICDIEEHAVDITA